ATCTAGGCCGGTGCCTTGTGCAGGCCCAGACTgggtggcagattcccttccctgaaggacatcattgaaccagttgggtttttatgacaatccagcagttttcatggtcactttttcctggtGTCGGCctcacaaattaccagattcattcagctcaatttcacaacctgtttTTGtggattctctctcactcccttttctgttttaaatcagtttcacagggtattagaaggggaggatttgcagttgGGGAACTGAatccaaacatcacatcaggatctgacagAGTTGCCCAGCTTATCGTCACCCAAATATCATCGGAagttgaacatggaaggaaaaagcacagTTCACAGTGCGGAGAAACCGTACACGTGctctgtgtgtggacgaggcttcaaccGACCATCTAATCTGTTGAAACATAaatgcagtcacactggggagaaaccatggaaatgtgagggctgtgggaagggatttaattacccatcagagctggaaaatcatcaacgaattcacactggggagaggccgttcacctgccctgAGTGTAGGAAGGGATTTACTTGTTCGTCCAGCCTGCTGAAACAtcggcgagttcacactggggagaggccgttcacctgctccgagtgtgggaagggatttgctcgctcatccaccctgctgacacaccagcgagttcacactgacgagagacctttCAAATGTCCAGACTGCAGCAAGTGCTTTAAAAGTCCCCGGGAACTGACtgcccatcaacgtgttcacactgacgagaggcCATTCAGGTGCTCGCACTGTGGGACTGGTTTCAAGACATTATTTAacctcactgtacaccagcgaattcacactggggagagcccATTCACCTGcaccaagtgtgggaagggatttgctaACACATCCACCCTGCTGAATCACCAgagtgttcacactgacgagaggcCTTTCAAAtgtccagactgtgggaagtgctttAAAAGTTCCGGGGACCTGATGATCCATCAACgtattcacactgatgagagaccgttcaggtgctctcactgcgggactgggTTCAGACAATCATCTCAAATCAttgtacaccagcgaattcacaatggggagaaaccattcacctgctcaGAGTGTGGGATGGGATTTGCTCGCTTATCCATCCTGTTGACACAccagcgcactcacactggggaagaggccattcacctgctctgagtgtgggaagggattcacaacCATATCCTCCCTGCTGAAACAccggcgagttcacactggggagaggccattcagctgccccgagtgtgggaggggattcatAACCTCATCCAAACTGCTgaaacatcagcgagttcacaagtgattgGGTTtttctgttaatcacatccaggactgaactgTGTCCATttggtctgtttctgctgatgctaaTAACCCCTACAATtgggctggagtttaatattctagataaagtcaaataaatcagctttgtgttAAACTTGCATCGTGTTGAGTCTTTTTAATATCTCTAACGCAAATTAGTTCCTTTTGAAGTGCTCTCCTTGTCTCCTTCATCCAcacctccaacaagtgtgaggagctcatggagcttctttgtcactaagattgagacaatccgatcagctGCTTCCCTCCTTCCACTGGCCCACCGGGCCAAACTCTTTCTACAGCTCCCCCCCTGCCCCTTGCCCTGAAcctgtgtttttctccagtttcgCCCCTCTTGCCCTCTCAGTGCTTATCTTGTCAATAAGACCTGCCTTCTGCTGCCTTGACCCTATTCTCACGAAACTGCTGACCATCCATTTtctccatgttagctgatattgttaatggttttTTCTCTTATCTGTCCCTCTTGCCTTAAaatccaccaccatcaccctcctgaGAAGAAACAAATCTTTATCCCACCATCTTTACAAACTACCACCCCATCTCCAAACTCCCTTTTCTctacaaaatccttgaacttggtgtcccccaaggatatatccttggcccctcctatttctcatctacatgctgccactCAGCAACATCACTCAAAAGCAccatgttagttttcacatgtacactgacaacgcccagctctacctcaccaccattcctccactgttactaaattatcaaactgcttatccgACACCAAGTACTGAATGAGCAGGAATTTTCTCCAGTCAAaatttgggaagaccaaagctattGTCTTCAGTCACCACTTTGAATTGTCAAGGAACTATCAGATTTTTTTCtgatattattgtgggatattgtaaAGCCAGCttctggttctgtgtgtgtgtggctaatttaattaacTAAAGAcaattagactgcaaggtttaaattatcaaaggagTGAGGTGTAAAAGAAGCATTTGAAATGGGGATAAGTGAGCTGGAATGAGGTCTCAGTGGATAAGGTGTGAATGTAATTTACATGTTTAGATAAAGgaattgtttgattttcaaagggatggtgtAATGTTTACAACTGACAAGATAAGTCAGGCAAAGTGATTGCATttgtttttcccaaaagtgctggccataataaCAACATGAAAGCTTTTTCTGGGAATTCTGGGAGAAGTAACTTGTAAAGACAAAGAGAAACAaggggatttacaaatcaaaaggtataaaatatatttaaagagggATGGAAGGTTGTGTGGGGTATGGCCATGTGAGACCTTGAAAGGTGCaatgtgtgaaacagacttgggggtgGAAAAGCCTCTAGCTACCCtccagaagtttgctgttccagtaaccaaggttgtgttaaaagcctttggaattccactgtcgagtgggtgcttgtggtaatagtGCTGAATGTCTTTATAAATTGGGAATCTATTtgggctgttgccttaaaggaagTGTGTAGTTGGTTGTCTGGTTAAGTATGAATTTTGCGAAATGCTATAAGATTAAGTAACTGTGTAAccgtgattttgtgtgtgtgtttaagttttttcttcttttgttaataagtaCTTTaaattaatctttaaaatctctgaaggtggccgtggactcattacttctgacttcagtgcacaagccttcttgtaataaatgcaaaaagcaaaatcattgtgatagcgtggccaagtttcccttgtggatttgatcagcCTGGAAAATTCTGTTCCATAACTGCCgtgtccatccctctccctgggaactGCCTGAGGCTCAACCacactgttcacaatcttggtgtcagaTTTAACCCCAAGATAAGTTTGtgaccacatatccacaccatcactaacACCAGATATTTTAATCTCCATAATGTCGactgtctccaccccacccaagctcttatgggacacttgcttttattaaccgaggcatagaatataagtgcagggaggttatgttggagctgtataaaatgtgagttaggccacagctggagtattgtgtgcagttctgatcaccaaactataggaaggatatgattgcactggagagggtgcagaggagattcacctggatgttgcctggcctggagcatttcagctatgaagagaggctggataggctagggttgttttcctgagagcagagatggctgatggggggacctgatagaggtgtgcaaaattatgaggggcatggatagggtagataagaagaaacatttccccttagcggtggtgtcaataaccaggggccatagattgaaggtaaggggcagggggtttagaggggatttgaggaaacagcaagatctcacaagcaATCTGTTAATGTGCAGATAATCTGTATTTGTGATGTTAATTTGAGTGTGGAAGGGGATGTGTAAAAAGCTGGTCTTTGTATAGAGATGTGAACCAAGGAAATGGTACCTGTGTGTAATAGTGACACAGCTTTGTGCTCACAGTCAGAACAATACACAGATATCCTTGTGGTTATGGTTTGAGCAAGGCCAGATGACAAATGTGGTGAACATGTTAAATATAAATATCTCCAGTGTGGCTGCAGCTTCTTAGATCAGAGCTGGGGAGAAGGTAGCTCCAAATCCACTGTAttatcttcccaatatttaattggaggaaatttcttctcatccagtactaaatgtcagataagcagtctgaggAATGACCAACAGGGGAGGAGTCCATAGAGGTGGCGGTGAGGTAGATGTGGAAATTAACGTGGTGTTTTCAGATGACGTTACCTGGTGGCAGCGTGTGGAGGAGAAATAGgtggggccaaggatagatcttaggagacaccagaggtaatggccTGGGAAAGGGAAGAGAAGCAGTTGCAAATGGTTCTCTGGCTACgattagataagaatggaacccaGTGAGTATAAtctcacccagctggacaacagtggagaggtgatggaggaggatggtgtgatcaactgtgtcaaaggctgcagacagggcgaaaaggacgaggagggaaagtttaccctgatcagtgacagaggatgtcatttgtgactttgctaATAGTTGTTTCTAGCCCATAGCCAGGGCTGAAATATGATTGGAGGAATTCagacatggagttctgggaaagatgggcagagATTTAAGTGGCAACaaaatgttcaaggactttggagaggaaagggagatgggaCAGTAGCTTACAAGGATGTGTGGTCAAGGGATGGTTTATTGAGGAGTGGATGATGGCAACAGATTTGAAGAGAGGGAACTATTAACAATATCAGTGAACATGGAGAGGTTGTGCAGTCAGTAATTTAGTGGGAATAGTGTCAATGGAACAGAAGGTGGGtatcatggacaagatgagctctgagagggcatgaggggaggtgggagagaagcTAGAGGAAGATATGAGTTCAGGGCTTGGAAGAAGGGGAACTTTAGAGGAGGTTTGGCCCAGTGGGTTAGGagaagggggaaaacaacagAGGCAGCTGAGTGAATTGTCTCATTCTTAGTGACAAAGACCATGAGCTGCTCCTCCATGAGTAcctgttggaggtgaggatggaggagacaggggagagggagagcatttCAAATGGAGCCAACGTGTTAGAGATATTAAAATGACTCAACATATTGTGTATTTAAAATAAAGCTGATTTATTTAACTTTTATCCAGAATATTAATCCCTATAACTGGGCTGGAGTTCATTTACATCAGCAGAAATAAACTAGGAACATAGATCAGTTCTAAgtgtgattaacagcaaaattCAATCACTATAATTTTTCTTTTTTACTTAatcgttcatgggacgtgggtgttccTGGTGttactggcttggccagcatttattgcccatccctaatttcccttgagaagatggtggtgagccgtcttcttgactcactgcagtctatgtggggTAAGTACAcattgtgctgttaggaaaggggttccaggattttcttccagtgacagtgaaggaccagcgatgtagttccaagtcaggatggtgtgtagcttggtggggaacttgaagATGGTGGCATTCTCATGCATctttgtgaacttgctggtgtctcagcagggtggatgagtgaGCAAACCCCTTCTGACATATggtgcaggtgaatggcctctccccagtgtgaactcgttggtgcTCCAGCTGGTTGGATAATGTAGTGAATCCCTTTCCGCAcaaggagcaggtgaacggcctctcacCAGTATGAatgcgctggtgtgtcagcaggttggctaactgagtgaatcccttcccacactcagaacaggtgaatggcctctctccagtgtgaactcgctggtgtacagtgaggtCAGATAATTGCCTGAATCCAGTATGGCACTGAGAGCACCTGAATGgcctctcatcagtgtgaatacGTTGATGGCGCATCAGTTCCCcagaacttttatagcacttcccacagtctgggcatttaaaaggtttctcatcagtgtgaactcgctggtgagccAACAGGTTACATGacagagtgaatcccttcccacactcggagcaggtgaacggcttctccccggtgtgactgcGCCGATGTGATTCCAGCTGAACTGGAAAATTGAACcctttcccacagtccccacatttacACGGTTTCTCCTCAGTGTGACTGCGCTTGTGTCTCGACAGGTCAGATGACCggttgaagcctcgtccacacacacaGCACGTGTATGGTTTCTCCCAACTGTGAACAGtgttttttccttccatgttcaaaatccgacaatattcaggttatgataaaTTGTGCAACTCTGTtagatcctgatgtgatgttgGGTTTGAATTTCCTGACTGTAAATTCTTCCCCTCTAAAACCCTGTGAAATTGATTAAAACAGAGaaaagggagtgagtgagagaacccacaaagacacaaaggcagattgtgaaattgagctgaatgaatctggtaatttgtggggcCAGCACTagggaaaagtgaccatgaaaactgctggattgtcataaaaacccaactggttcactaatgtccttcagggaaagggATCCACCATCTCATCTGGATCTGGACTCTGGCTTCTAAGGGAGAGTAGGCAGACATTGAGATGTGGGAGCATTAGGGGGCAAAGGAGAGGGATTTTATATATCCACAACTCAACCTAAACTTTGACAGAAACTTCCAAACCCTCAActtctaccatctggaaggaccaGAGAAGCAGGTGTATGTGAAAACCatcacttccaagttcccctccaagttgaaACCGTCCTGACTTGTCTGACTCctagtactggatgaacagaaatttcctccagttaaatatcgTGAAGACCAAAgacattgtcttcagtccctgctcTAAACTATTCCATAgccactgacttcattcctctccctggcaactgtcccAGGCTGGACAAGACTGGGCACAATCTCTGTCATGTTTCCCCCCAGCTGATCTCATGACCACAgaaactgcctatttccacctcagtaatcTCACCTGCTTTGCCGCTGAGTCAGCTAATCTGcttctgaaactctcatccattccacTCCCTAAATTTGACTATTCTAATTCATCCCACATTCAACCTCTCTGTAAagctgagatcatccaaaactctgctacccttCACTACTCTGCTCACTGAGCTACTTAGGCTTCAGGTTGAGCAGTGCTTCAAATCTTAAAACTTTCATCTGTTTCCAAATCTCTACAAAGCTTTGCCCACCCCTatttctgtcatctcctccagccccacagccctctgagatctctgtgctcatctaattctggtctcttcagCATCCCCATTTTCAGTTCCTTCAGTGTTCGTGGCTGGGCCAAAGGCAAAACACTCACGATATCCCTCAtgaaatctctccacctctgtaACTTACTTTCCTCATTAAGGcactccttcaaacctacctctttgaccaaacttttaacTTTCTTCCCTGATATCtccatgtgtctcagtgtcagatgttGCTTTGTAAAACTCCCATAAAACACACTGGAATGTTTGATTACatcaaaggcgctatataaatgaaagtcaatGTTACAGACTTGGACACATATCACCGTTATAAATGTAAGTCAGTGTTACAGACTGGGACACACATCACCGTTATAAATGTTAGTCAATGTTACAGACTGGGACACACATCACCGTTATAAATGTAAGTCAATGTTACAGACTTGGACACATATCACCGTTATAAATGTAAGTCAGTGTTACAGACTTGGACACATATCACCGTTATAAATGTAAGTCAATGTTACAGATTTGGACACATCACTGTTGCTTTATCACTGGATGAAGAACCCCTCAGTCTTTCCCTAACAGTTTTGTGGAAGCCCCTTCACCACACatgctgcagcggttcaagaaaaaaAACACCATCAATTTCTGAACAGGTAACTGGGGATTGGCAATATGAGCTGCCTTGCTACTGACTCCTATAAATTAAAAGTATCTGCCTTTGTTAAATGGATTAACAGCTCCTACAGGAATCCTTGTTCCCCCGCTCCCGGCTGCTCCTATTCAGACTCTCAGCCGCGCTCGATCTCACTGAGTCTGCGCTCAGCCTGGAGCATGCTCCGCGCAGACAGGCGGCTTCCGGGGGCGGAGCCTTCTTGCGCCTGCGCGTTATGGCCCTTCTGATGGAGATAGGGCGTATTCACTCGCGCGGAGCATTCTGGGTCTCCTTATCCGCCATCATTCAAAAAGCGACCGGAGGGTGAGAAGTCTGTTCCAGTGCTTCTGATACAATCCGTTGTTTACACCGAGAGGCCGGACACTGTTGATGTttctgccagtgacagctccgggTTAGCagccgccatctttatagggaTAATGTGCAGCCTGGCGCATGCGCagtcgccatatttaaagcggCAGGGCGCAGGCGCGGCCATCCTAGGACCGGATGCAGGAAGAAAAGATGTCGTGAATTTCTCTCCTGGACTCACAGTGAAACTTCcctggaaactccttttacaggagtTAGAACAGGAGGATTCCCAAGCGGGAACCTCAAACCAAATATCATGTCATGATCTGACAGTTactcgattcatcaggacctgaatatcatcgcCTTCTAAATGTGGAAGGTGAAATGTCTGTGGACAAAGAGTTCAGAATTAGAGAGACAGGGAAACTTTTAATGATCTTTCCATCATTTAATGATTACATCGATCTCATTGGGAATGTTGAAGAATCTGTTCTATGGAGGCAAATTACCTCGAGCGCTTAAATAAACATACTTGGCAGCTAAAATGGGCAAACCGTTGAGCTGTGTTATCAGTGAGAGTTTCAGTCCCAGTTTTATATTAAGTTTTTTGCCATGTTGCAATTCATTCAGTCCGCCGTGTCCGTGATGACCAACTAGTAGTCATCCAGCCAGATCCCAATTTCCAgttcttggtccatagccttgcaggttacatcaCTTCAAGTATACATCCAAATACCTAGAGCCATAGagctatacagcacagaaacaggccctttggccgaTCATGTCTGCCccggtcatcaagcccctatctgcTCTAATCTAATTTTCCaacacttgacccatagccctgtatgctatgacgtttcaaatgttcatctaaatactttttaCATGTTTGGAGGGTTCCCATCCTTTCAGGCATGAGCTCCATATACcccccatcctctgggtgaaaagatttttcctcaaatccctctaaagctcctgccccttaccttaaatctatgccccctggttattgaccctccaCTAAGGGAAAAATTTAttcttatctaccctatctatgccccacataattttgtacaccccaATCAGgtccctcctcagccttctctattctaagaaaaataaccccagcctatccagtttctcttcatagctgaaacatcCAGccgaggcaacatcctggtgaattccctctgcacactctccagtgcaatcatatccttcctacagtgtggcaaccagaactgcatacactattccagatgtggcctaactaatgctttatacagctccatcataatgtccctgctcttgtatGCAGTGCCTTGATTAATAAAGACAAATATccaatatgccttcttaaccacattatacatctgtcctgctgccttcaaagatctatggacatgcacacaaaggtccctctgatcctttctACTTCCTAAAGTCCTATCATTTTCATGGACTcacttgccttgttagtcctcccaaaatgaatcacctcacattttcaggattaaattccacttgccactgctctgcccatctgacagcccatctatattgtcctgtattCTAAAGCTTTCCTCCTCGCTGTTTCCCACACCACCGATTTTCGTTtaatctgtgaacttactgatcatagcTCCTAGATTCAtgtccagatcattaatgtacactttttaaatgtgatgagtgtTTCTGCATCGGCCCTTGAATgtagaaggagaaatgtttgtctgttctgtctgggGAAAAAATTTCAAGCATCAGCGTGACTGGaaaagacacgcacacactcgagtgaaagtgttccagtgcactgactgtggaaagagctttgaccagttacacagcctgaaaaagcATCATACCGTTCACAGTGAGGAGAAACTGTACACGTGTACTGTTTGTGGACAAGGCTTTAATTGATCACCTAACCTGGAGAGAGACAAGGACGCCCGCACCATGgggaaaccatggaaatgtggggactgtgggaagggattcaaataCTCATCCCGGCTGGAAACTcatcaacacacacactgcagggagACCGTTCCCCTGTTCCATGTGCCCAAAGGGATTCGCTCGGTCATCCGACATTCTAAGGCaccaaatcactcacactgaggagaggccattcacctgctccatgtgtgggaagggattaatTAATTCATCCGACCTTCGGatacatcagcgagttcacactggggagaggccattcacctgatctgcttgtgggaagggattcagtcagtcaGCCCACCTGCTGGCCCAAcagagagttcacactggggagagaccattctcCTGCTCCGACTGTGGGAAAGCATTCATCCATTCATCCcatctgctgagacaccagcgatttcacactggggagaggttgtttacctgctctgagtgtgggaaagggtttactcagtcatcccacctggtGAGGCACCAGCGAGTACACAAGTGACTGCgagggttggattctgctgttattgcagctgttaatcacatccaggactgggCCATGTTCATTCTGAGAGTTGGTGTTCCTTTCTGCCGATAATAATTGCACTGAAGTTTAATATTCTGGTTATATATCAAATAAATCAGCTGTGTTAAACTCATTGTTGTAGATTTTTGTCTTTCCCACCTGAGTGTTTAACATCACCTGGCTGGAGCTCAGAAAGGACAATCTGGGGGAGGATCATTTGGCAGGAACAGAACTTCAAGCAGGACACAGTCCAGGAGCACGATGACCATCCACATGTTGTTCATGTTGGATAAAATCAAACACAGCATTTATTCTCCATCTAGTTAGCTGACCTTTCCATTTTTTACTGTTTACACTGATCTCCATGGTAACATAGATATTGTGTTTCCTTCTGGAGAAACTGGTCCTGAGTCTGTTGAGTAGCCATGGGGTGTGGGACCTGATGGGACGCACGATCTGGATTGGTCAATCTGTCATGAGCTGAAATGAGCTGTGACTggggagtgaacaggagggaAGTGACTAGTCATTAAGACACCAGGCAAGGCAGTGACCCAGTCATTGGGCTTGATCAGATCATCAGCTCTGTTCTTGACAGCTTTTTCAGTGTCGTTTCTCCAGAGTGATTAAACATCTTGACCATCCCACTGGACTCTGGGTGGTCGGGGATGTGGAAATGTTGTTCCACACCCACAAGATGACACAGCCACTGTGTTGCCTCTGCTGTGAAATGAGAACCATTATCACTCTCTATCCTTTTCAGAAAGTCCCACCTGTTAAAGATCTGTTCCCACAAATTTTTAGCTGTAGGTGACTGCATCATTTATACAGACAGGGAAAGCTTCAATCCACCATGTAAACATATCTATAACTACCAGGATATACCAGTACCCTCCTTTTACTGTGTGTAATAGGCCTGTATAATCAAACTGCAATGTGTTCCAGGGAACATCAttcagctgggacatgtccattggGACCTTTCATTTCACAGGTCTGGATTAATTTGGACACATGAGACACAGGTTCAGGTGGTGATGGACGTCCTGGTGCATTGAGAACTCAAGGAAAGAGAAATGTGCCCCAATTTGATTCATAAACAAAATTAATTATTTTCTAAGACATTAAGGTATGACCCAATTCAAATTAGAGCCGTTCTTGTGATAGAAATG
Above is a window of Carcharodon carcharias isolate sCarCar2 chromosome 27, sCarCar2.pri, whole genome shotgun sequence DNA encoding:
- the LOC121270223 gene encoding zinc finger protein 239-like — translated: MEGKSTVHSAEKPYTCSVCGRGFNRPSNLLKHKCSHTGEKPWKCEGCGKGFNYPSELENHQRIHTGERPFTCPECRKGFTCSSSLLKHRRVHTGERPFTCSECGKGFARSSTLLTHQRVHTDERPFKCPDCSKCFKSPRELTAHQRVHTDERPFRCSHCGTGFKTLFNLTVHQRIHTGESPFTCTKCGKGFANTSTLLNHQSVHTDERPFKCPDCGKCFKSSGDLMIHQRIHTDERPFRCSHCGTGFRQSSQIIVHQRIHNGEKPFTCSECGMGFARLSILLTHQRTHTGEEAIHLL